The region GGAAAAAACCATTGTACAAATTCGCTATAATTATAAATACAATAAGATTAATCTTATTCGAAGCACATAACTCCTTAACGGTCATATTATCAACGGAAAAATCAATATCAAAATGCTGCAAGCAAAGTAACAATGAATAGTTTTCATTGATTAAGTCAAGCATTTTTTTATCTTTCGTAATATAAGATTTCTGAGTTTTATACATTTTTTATTTGCAAAGTTAAATTAAAATTCCGCAATCAATCTTTTCAGTCGGTGGGTCGGCAAAAAAAGCATCCCGAAAGTATCCGGGACAGGTTGTGTGTGGCTGCGAAGGGATGGTTGCAGGGAAGGGCAGCCACACTCTTGCTTTTACTCATTGATATATTTATTTTCAATGGTATTCGTGAGCTCACTTCGTTCGGTTGTGGGCTGGGTTTTCCTTACTTTTTTTCTCAGTGCAGCAAAAATTCATTGTTCGGTTGTTTTTTTCGGCTTGCATACAACGTTGCGGCGATGAAGCGAAGGGTTTACCTGTAAAAACCTGAAAATCCGCCACAAAGCCAAAATTTTATTTTACAAATGTACATTATTATTTCACAAAATGAAATTTTTGGCGAGCAAATTTGAAATCTCAAATGTTTGCAAAGCAAGTGCGCCCTTTGCTTTATACGCCGCGGTTGCCGTTTGTTGTTTCACATTCTTTTCGTCAAATCGTCAGACCGAAACATATTCCAAATGACGGTCAAGTTAGGTCAGACCGACGAAAAATTAGTCGGCTCGATAAGAATCAAATCGTTAAAATCGAAAAGCCAAAAAATCACAAAGTCTGACCTGAATTGTCCGTCAACTTACAATCCGTTTAGTCCAACAATCGTCAAGCACGTGAAATTGCAATTGGCAACCCAAAAACTCGACAAGCCTAAAAATTAAAAATCAAAACGTTGTGCAAAAACTTGAAAATCGTAGTTTTTAATTAAGTCAAACCGTTTTAGGAATCAATAATCCAGTCGACAACAACCTTAAAACCAGATATCAAATAGTCGAATCCACTTAAATCAAACCGAAATCCGTAAAACAATCCAATCGGGGAGTGGTCGCTAGAAATCAGTAATCAATTTAAAAATCCAGTCGTTACGAAAAGCTAAAAAAACAAATCCCGGGAAAAAGTACCGAAAAAATGAACTAAAAAATTAAAAGCGGCCTTTGATATTTAACCGAACCCAAAAAGCTGGACGCAATAACTGGCAACGTTGCGGCTGGTGAGAGTTTTCTTGCTTGCAATGTCTTGAAAAACTGCACGTAGCCAAAACTTTGTTTAACAAATTTATCGATTTAATCGTCAAAACGAAGTTTTGGCGATGTTTATTTAACTCCTCGAACCCACAAACCAGCAGCAGCGCAAAATTCTCACTCGCCGCTGTTAAGTGCTGCCCTTTCTATTCTCCTAATAATTGTTCAACTTCTATTTTCAATTTGGGTAAATGATTGATCACGATACTCCAAATCATGTCGTCAGAAACTCTATCGTATCCATGAATTATCCTGTTGCGAGTTCCAATAATCTGTCTAGCGTTATTGATCTGAAAATCCTTGTCTTCTTTCAAAATTCGGTTAACAGCTTCTCCAATTATCTCAATATTCCTCTCAATCGCTCTCTTTATCATGATGTCATTCTGGTAATCTGCAAAAATTCGGGGTCGATCCACATAGTAACTATCAATCTCGTTAATTGATTGAAGAATATCGTAAAGCCAGGTTTTAATGTCAGGATTCATATAAAAGTCGTTTAGAGGCTTCAATTGATTGTCGTAGATAAGGATTTCGAATTGCTTTATCCTCCAATAAATCAACTTGTCGTCTAAAAATCTCTTCGAGAGCTTGTTTCAGACTAAAATAATTGTCTGCATAATTTTGTAAGTCAATATTGGAAAAGTCTACTAACAAATCAATATCGCTGTTTTTTGTGAATTTGTCTGTCAAGATTGATCCAAATACAGATAATTGCGATACATAATGCTGTTCGCACAATTTCCGAATTTTGTCCATATTTTGATCAATTATACTCATAATTCAAAAATACGATAACTTTTTTATAATTCAATACGGTAGATGTTCTCCTTGGGTTGCACTTAACGTCTCCTGCTAATGAGCGAAAGGCTTACTTTTTAAGACCTTTCAAATTCGACTGAGCCAAATTTACGATTTACATTTTAGAAAACAACACGTCAAATCGTAAGATTTGGCGGAGTTAATAAACCACCTTTGCCGCAAAAGCCCGCCACAAACACCTTTTGCTCTTTCGCAGGTGTTACCAACCGTAATTGCTACTTTAATAATTCATAGTCTCTTATCAACAATTCAGCAGATAAGTTCAATCGCTCTTTAAGTCTACGAATCATTTGAATCGTCAATCGTCGCTTACGGTTTAAAATCTCCGAAACCCTACTTTTTCCTCCAATCACGGGAATCAAGTCGACCTGTCGCATGTTAAGTTCTTCCATCCGTATTTTTATCGCCTCAATCGGATCTGGAGAGTCAATCGGATAGTGTTCTTTTTCGTATTCGTCAACTAAAAGTCCAAGAATATCTAATTCGTCACTTTCTGGAGTTCCATCAGGTGCGTCAAATATTTCTTCAAGTCTGCTTAGTGCTGCTTGATAGTCTTCTTCTGTTTTTATCGGTTTTATATTCATGGGGTTCAGTTTTAAATTGTGTTTGCATCTATTTTGTCGTAATCACTATGGGTTCCTATGAACCTCACAAAACCCAATTGTTTGTCAAATCGAAATTTCACAACCAATCGGTAATCATTGCCTTTTATGTTAAAAACAATTCGTCCATCTTTAAGAATACTTGCATGTGCGTAGGATTTTTTGACATCATTTGGACTTTTCCAATTTGAACTTGTCGCTGTTTCATACCATGTTTTCAGATATTGTTCCGAATCAGGATGCTTTTCCCAAAATTTCCGTAACGTACTTTTCGCAAATATTCGTTTCATTCATAATTATTTTCTACAAATATAATGCAAATATTCGCAAATTGGGAACTTTTATCGGAATTTTTTATGGTTGGTAACGTATGCGGCTTTGGAGCGTACGGCTTGCTTGTAATGTCCTTAAAATCTGCTCCGTAGCCAAAAACTTTGTTTTACAATATTAATAAAATTACTCGTCAAAACGAAGTTTTGGCGGTGTTAAAAAAGAACCTCGAACCTCTCGCAACTACGCTGCTCCGTATGCTCTAACGCCGCGGTTAGTGGTTGTTACTTATAGCTTTGTTTACATCATTAAAAGCTTTTTTTATTAATTCCGTCCAACTTTGTTCTATAATAATGTCTTTTGTGCTGTTATCATTTTTCAATCGGTTAAGATAATATGTCAAATTCTGCTCGTGAAATTTCAATACTAACTCCTGAGGTTTTTCTTTATCTAACTCTGAAAATATAATATCTAAATCATTACTGTCCGATAAAAGCACGGAATTGATCAATTGATTTTTCAAAACTATGATTTTCTGAGAATTAAGGTTTGCATTTAATGAATTTTTTAAAGTAAGCCTCAGAATAGAGAGGGCTGCATCAATTCGTCATAAGTTTTCTGCCAATCTTTGTCCGGATGCTCAAGAAACCTGAATAAATGAATGTAGTTAAACAAATGAATTTTACAGAAGCTAACTAAATTGGAAAACGCCCATTTCCTCTTGAGCGTTTGTTGGATAACAGTCATCAATAGGTTTGCGATTAAGGCACAGTATATCTGTATTTTAATCGCATTTTCATTGTCCCCGAGAAAATATTTTAGCGGGAAATTTTGTTTTAATTGTTTGAACAGAAGTTCAATTTGCCATCGTAGTTTGTAAATAGCAGCTATTAAATCAGCCCTCATTTCAAACAAGTTAGTTAAAAACTCAAACCGTCTTTTAAGGGTTCTGTCGTAGAACTGGACTTTACGCAGCTTTAAAGGGCGTGTGTTATTCTCATATTTTACCTGAACTTCTATGATTTCATCTTTTTCAACCCCACTATGAATATGTTCTTCTATCTTACAATCATTTAGCGTTTTATATGCTGCATTGTCTTTTATTCGGGTGACAAAACCTGTATCTGTTTGCGAAAATTTATCAAAGGCTTTGTAGTCATTATAGCCTTTGTCAAATACGTATATTGTGTTTGCATTATGCTTAAGACTATTTAACAATACATGGTCATGAGTGGCAGCACTGGTGAGCCAAACCATCTTGGGTGCAGTTTCGTCTACATTTATCGTTGCATGAAGTTTTATACCGCCTTTCTTTTTACCGGTTTTAGGATGCCGTCCAACACACTTCAATATATCCTTAAACAAACTGATGGTTGAGCTGTCAATAATCTCTACTTGTTTGTTTATTACATCTTTAATTCTGCTGTCCGAAATATAATGACCATATTGTTTGAGTAGCTTATTGTAGATTTCTCCGAACACATCACAATCTCTACGTTTATTTGAATCTGACAAGGTACTTTTCTTTGGAATATGATTTAACTGAAAATGTTTGGTTTTACCTGATAAACCAAGCATTGCGCCACTTACTTCGCGTAAGGATGTGCATTTGGCAAAAGAACAAAACAACATACTAATTAAGTGATCTTTTGTTTTGAACTTCTTCACATAGTGATCTGAATTGTGCTTTTTTGCACTTGCAGTAATGATTTTTGAATCAATTAAGGAAATCAGCTGTCCGAAAACCGATGTTCCAAAAAAATGTGTAGTTTTATCCATAAGTAGAGTGTTTGTGGTAAAACAAATCTACTAAAAAAGAGAGAAGGAAGGCTACTGCAGTCTTCCTCCTCTCAAATTTTTATCGGACAACAGTGTATCTAAATATAGTTTTAAAACCTTTTCTATTTCACTTTTAGCAATTGGGTCTTTAATATCCTTTGTCATTAATTCCCACTTATACCAAATGTAATGATAATGTCGTTCAGATACATGATATCTCTTATCACACTTTTTACATTGTAATCCATACACGTGTGTATAGTCACCAATTCCTTTTACAAGAAAAGCCATTGATTCATTGTTTTTTTCCACATTGGGGTCAAAATGACTATAAGCCCCTAAATACAAATCACAAGAACAGATTCCCCCTTGATTATCTTTCAGTTTTATATGATGATCAATGATTACAATTGGAAACTCATAAAACACATTATTTACAGTAAACCTAAGATTTCGTGTGCTTTCATAGATTTCATCTCGATATGGAAAAAGCTTTTTAATTTGGTCTTCGTTCTGACTATTATTTATTATTTCTGTACCAGATTTTCTAATTCTGTGAAGGTCTCTCGATGTCATATCTAGTACTATTTCTTTAATATTCATCCCGATAAATATAACTTTTTGATTAACTGTAATCTACGATTATAATAACCACTAACGGCTCCTGCTAGTGAGCGAAAGGCTTAATTATTAAGACCTTTCAAGCTGCACTGAGCCAAATTTACGATTTACATTTCAAAAAATAGCCCGTCAAATCGTAATATTTGGCGGTGGAAATTAAACTCCACTAAAGCTAAAGCCCGCCACAGGCGCCTTTTGCTCACTCGCAGGTGTTGTGCAAAGTGCTTTAGAACATTAAGTTAAAACCTCTATCTTTCTTTTTATACTTGCTGATCTCTGCTTTATAAAACTTGATCTGTTGTTGGCAAATAAAATTTCTAAAAATCGAAATATCCTCCAATTCTTCTGTTTTGTTCAACGCATCGATATAATCAGCTCGATCTTCTGTAAATATTTTAATCAATGGTTCGTCATGGTAAAGTTGAATATAATTCATCATTAATCTCGAAGTTCGTCCATTTCCATCACCAAAAGGATGAATGTTCACCAAGTTATAATGAAAATCTGCAGAAAGTTTAATGATATCATTTCCTGAAACATCGTCAATTCGATCATTAATATTATTCACTAGATTTCTTAGAAGACCTTCCATTTTAGAGTAATCAGGAAAATATTTTTTATCAACGTATACTTGCGCTTTACGCAAATCACCTTGTGATGTATCAAATGAGCCAGAAATTGTGTTTATCAACCCTCCCGTATTTTTCATCACTAATGCTGCAACATCTTGAATCAACTCGACAGTAACTTTTCTTTTATCTTTTGCCGTCTGCTTTATAAACATAAAAGCATTATAATGATCTTTAACCATCATATGATCCTGCAATGGTTTTCCCTTTGCCGTAATATCTTTTTCAAGAAGAAGTTGAGTGTCATTTTCAGTTAAAGAGCAGCCTTCAATCTTGGTAGAATTATAAACTATGGATATCATTGAAAACTTTTCGTAATCAATAGCATCCCGCAATCCCAGGTTGAGATAATCATTCCTTAATATTTCTAATTCTTTCCACATAATATACAAAAGTAGTCAAAATATTAAATACCTGAGCTGCAACTCCCGTTTTTGCATTTTGCACAACGTTGTGGCGATGAAGCGAAGGCCTTACTTACAAAGTCCAATCAAACTTCATGGAGCCAAAACTTTGTTTTACAAATATACATCTTTACCCGTCAAAACGAAGTTTTGGCGGGGTTAATTTAAAACCTCGAGCCCACGAAACGCACTGCCCGCCTTTGCTTTATACGCCGCGGTTACCAGTTGTTGTTTATGCTATTTCTAATTTGTCAGAATCAAAATTCACGGTCATTTTAACTGTTGCTTTCAATGCTTCAAAAACTCTTAAAATCGTCGAGAATCTAACATCCTTTGCGTTGTTTTCAATCTTAGAAATCTGTGCTTTCTGAACACCGACAAGTCGTCCGAGTTGTTCCTGTGTCAGTTTACGTTCTTTTCGTGCTTTTTTTATCATGTCGCCAAGAATGTCCAATTTAAGCTCAAATTCAAACTGGTCACGTTCTTTAGTTCCACGCTTACCAACATATTTGTCTGTCAGGTTTTCAAGTGAATATGTTTTCATAGTCGGTTACTTTTTTGTTGATAAATAATCTTCTCTCAATCTCTCAGCTTTGTCTATTTCTTTTTTCGGTGTCTTTTGCGTTTTCTTAATCAATCCGTGGGTTGCGATTATCAGGATTGATTTGTCGTCTCGTTTATCCCAAAATGCGAATAAACGGATTTGCTTAGTTAAAAACTTTGTCCGAAACTCCCAGATGTTTCCTTTTAATTTCTTAAAGAGTTCGGGGTCATTTATGGTTTAGCCCCCTATAAATCGGACAATTTATTTTCAGGTTTCAAAAGTAACCATTTTCTTCATAATATTGCATTAGCAAGGGACGACCGAAGGTGACCTTTTTACCGATGGTTGTTTTGGTGTAACGGGCCCGTTCACCTTTCTATGTAAATCTGACGGCTCATCGAGAGCCGCCCGATTTAAGCAAGGGACTTCCCTCAGGCTCTCATTCCCCGATAGCTGGTAGTAGGGGATTTTGGAGTAAAACCTGACTTTTCGGTTTTTGTATTCTTTACGAATTATTAATCCTTTATCCCACATTTCCCAAAATAAACGAGGTGGAAGGTTTGCAATAGAGCCGTGTAGTCGGACGTTGTTGTATTTTTCATAAAATATTGTAAGTCGTTGTGTTAATTGCCCAATATCCCAAAAGTTATTATTGCCAAGCGATTTTGATAAAATGTTGTGAAAACTCTCCACATGACCATTTTCCTGTGGGGTATACGGGTGTGTAAAAACTTGATTAAGATAATTTTCCTTAAAAAATGATTGGATGATTTTTGAGCCAAATTGTGGCCCATTATCATTACGGATCTCCACATGTACACCCTTAGTTAATATATCAGCCGGCTGCAAATGATCAATAATTACTTGCTCCCATGCCTTTTTAACATCGCCTGATTTCATAGAAAATCCCACCCTCCAATGTAAAACAGCTCGTGTAAATGTGTCTATAATAGTCAAAATAAAAGCATACCTGCGTGCTTGGGTAATCCAAATATATTTGATGTCCATTTCGATTACTTCCAGGGGGCCTTTCGGGGTGACTATTCGATATCTGGCATATGTTTTTGGCTGTCGATTATACTTTGTTTTAAATAATTGAGACTCTTTCATCAGCCGATATACTTTTTTGTGGTTAATTAAATATCCCAGCAACACTAAAGCTGTTGCCATCTTTCTGTAGCCATAATCTGTATCCGGATCAGACTGTATGTTTTTTATTTTTTTGATAACAAAAGAGTTGTTTTTAATAATTTTTTGGCCATCCTCCAGTTTTTCTGTTGTACTGGTGGGTTTTCTGCCTGGCCGTTTGCCAAGAGATTTATAATAATATTGATGCTTGGTAACTCCGGCAATGGAAAGAGCAATGTCTCTGCGAAGTCCAAACCCAATATATTTACAAACTATTTCTTTTTTCTCGCCCAGGCATACTTCTTTTTTAGCATATCATCTTTGAGCCGCCCTTCAAGTTCTTTTTCGGCTAAAAGCTTTTTCAGCGTTTCGTTTTCTTTTTCTAAACGCTTAATCTCTTTTAACTGAGCAGGGGTCATCCCATGGCGAAAGCCAGCTTCTCCCATGGTTTCGAATTTTTTCTTCCAACCATAATATGTGGCCGGATAAATTCCGTGTTTCTCAAGGGTTACGTTAACTCCTTGTTCTGTAGCTTCTTTTATAATCTGAAGCTTTTCCTCTTTGGTGAATTTTCTTTTTTTCATGTCTGTGTGCATAATTACTAATTTTTATTGATAATTATGTCAGACTTATTCGGGGGCTAATTCAATTTATTTCTCTGGATTTCCAGATATTGAAAAGAACCTTTTTTCTTGATTTATCATCCAAATTGTCCATGAAATCTTTGGCTGGTTCAAGAAATTCAACGTCAAACTTTTTCATTCACTAGTTTTTACGACAAAGATAATAAAAAGTTTCCTTTTCGGGAAATAAAAATTAAAGATGGTAAATTACGGTGGCAATAACTGGTAACGTTAAGGCTTGTGGGAGAAAGGCTTACCTGTTCAGACCAATCAAATTCCACGTAGCCAAATTCGTTTTACAATGTTACACAAATTTTAAATTAAAACGAAAGTTGGCGGTGCAAAACTAAAACCTTTAACCTTCGAAACTACGCAGCGCCTTTTTCCCACTCGCCTTTGTTAAGTGCTGCCGTTTTTAATTTTTATCCGCAGATATAATAATCCTAGTATAACTGCTGCAATAAGCATATTTATCTTTAAAATTTGTGAATGCGTTTCAAGTATCTCGGAACAATATAAAAATACAAGAACGCTAATATTAGTGTATGTCAAAACAATCCAAATTAGTCGTTTATTATATCCCCGATCATTATAATTAGCCGATATAGCAAGAACTCCAAAATAGCAAATAAATATTATTGCTGTAGTTAATTCTACTTTAACACATTTATTGTTTTGAATAACAGTAATCTATATCCCGTTGCCTTTTTTTGTGTCGATGTTCCAATTTTTCCAACATACGCTCATCTGTCATTTCACGGTAAAACTTATATACCAAAAAATCCATGATGTCCCTTGCAGAAAGCAATGGAATCTGGTCATGATTTAAAATTTTCTCCTTTAACATAAAACTGCCTACAATCATATTTAATGCAACTTGATGATACCATGATTTCCATTTACGAGTCTGAAAATGGTCCATCCCCAATATTTGCTTTTGTTCTTTGAAACTGTGCTCTATAAAAAAACGCTGTGCCTGCATATATGCCAGTGCTTGTTCGGTGTACTGGACAAGTTCGGCATTTGTGAATGAATATTTAGTCTCTACGCAATCATTTGTTTTTCTTTTCGAAACAACCAATAAACGTTTTTCAACGGCATTGGAGGCTTTGTCCCAAATGTAAACAGTCTTGAAATGAAAGAGCCCCTTGAGTTTGCCTTTTGCAGAATCGCGAATATTTAATTTCTTCCAATCCTTTGCGGACAGGGTTTTAATGTAGGTGTCGGCATTAACTGCTGATGTACTTGCTTTTAGCTTTTTTGGGGCGCGCCCCCGATTACTCTTGCGTTCGGGCAAATAAAGTTCCGGCTCTTCTAAATATATCTTTTGATTACTATGAATATCAAGCATATAAATTAAGCCCAAATCAGCCACAGAACGGGTAAATACAATGTCATTTCCATATAGGCCATCCGCTCCAACGTAATCAAATGATATACCCATTTCAAGTTGATGCTTTACTATTTCTGTTGCCAACTCTGGTTTTGTGCGGAAAATCCTATCTTCACGGGGTATACCTGCAGCTTCACATCTACCCTGATCATCGATCCATGATTTTGGTAAATAAAGCCTGGTATCGACCAACGAGGCGTATTTGTCATTACAAAGGCAGCCAAAAACGGCTACCTGTGAGTTTGCTGTTTTTCCTACATTCCCACAATACTGATGATCAACACCAACGCTTTTCTTTCCCTTTTTAACCCAACCACTTTCATCGATGAGTAGTCCTGTTAACTTCCGATTGGGCAATGCTTGGTCTACATTTTTTGCAGTTTGATCGATGACAGCCCGAGCATCCCAGTTAGATTCTGTTATGAAATGCTGCATCTGATGATAGTTGGCATTCAATGTTTCACTTATGCGTTCTATGTTTTTCAAATCGCTTAATGCAAGTCCTTCGACATATTGAGAGGCTTTATCGAAGTTTGTCTTTGTTTTATTTTTGAAAAAATACTCATATTCAGACAAATACACTTCAAGACGGTCGTTAACCGCAAGCAGTGTTTTACCATTGTTATAATCTTTTTTTAAGTGATTCGCTCGTTACCCATTGCAAATAAAATTACATTTTTTTAACATGCGCAATATACTAAATGTTAACGGATTATCACTGTTATTCACTTAAAATAACTTCGTTTTTTTTAATCTGTTAAAGTAGAATTAAGAATAGTATATCTAGAATTTTATCATTTGTCAGATTATTCAGTTTAAAAGTCAAGTATACAATAAAAAGTCCCCAAAAAGCTATTTTCAGGATCTTCTTAATTTGTTTCAAATTAGATATTAATCTTTGATTCATGTGATTTTAATTTCATCCAGTTATATTTTATTTTTAGTGGTCAAATATACCATTCCTATTTATTATCATCTTAATTGTAATCGAAAGGACATAAAATTTAAATCTCTAATTGTTGAAATCTTGGTTTCAGTGTCACTTCCTATTCAATTAAAATATCGCAATAATAAAACAAAATAGAAATAATCAATCCTCATTGGTATTAAAAATCCTTGTTTTTATAATTTTAGCAAACTGCTTGATTTTCTCATATGGTAGCACTTAACGTCGCGGCTTGTGAGAGTTTTCTTGCTTGCAATATCCTGAAAACCAGCACGTAGCCAAAACTTTGTTTTACAAATTTATCTATTTAATCGTCAAAACGAAGTTTTGGCGATGTTTATTTAACTCCTCGAACGCACAAACCAGCAGCAGCGCAAAATTCTCACTCGCCGCTGTGTGTGCCCTGCATGAGCATGCAGCACACACTCGACCGAAAGCAATTGAAAAAGCCGAAATATGCAAATAAATTTTCAATATGCCATGGTCGAGTGGTGTTATTTTAGTCCAAAGGGTGTAAATCCTTTATCGGCAAGCTGATAAATAAGCATGAGCCGATTAGTAAGACGCAAGGTGGTTCAGAGCGATCTGAGCACTGAAGGAAGCGAAACTGCAAAGACCTGTACTGACGCACAGGAAGTGCATACAGAGGCAGGAAAAGGAGGGTTAGCAATCACAGCTTTGCAAAGCCTGAAATCAGCATTCTTTTCCTGTAGATGCAACAGGAATAGGTCGAAGGACGATGTTCTTACCAGGGGAGGTCTTGGACTAGATTCGGTATTTCTATACACCAAGAAGTCAGCCGAAGCCGTAGTAACCAGTGGTAACGAGCCAAACCCTTAATGATAGACAGGTAAGTTTGGAGGCCTCACAAGCCGGCGAAGGGCTGAACTTTAAATCGTTGCAAATTCGCGTAGGAGGTCTATGCACTGCAAGGTGAATACCAGCCGCGGGAAAGCGTAACAGGAAACAGAAAAGGAAATGGAAATCAAAGAAGAATTGATCGACAAGATTTTGCAACCGGCCAACTTAACGATGGCTTGTAAAGAGGTTGTTCGCAACAAAGGCGCTGGCGGTGTCGACGGCATGAAGGTGAGCGAACTTGAAGCCCACCTGCATGAACACCGAACCACCCTGACCGAGCAAATAAGGAAAGGGAACTACCACGCTCAACCGATCAGGGGCAAAGAGATACCCAAGGGAGGAGGTAAAATGCGCCTTCTGGGTATCCCTACCGCAGTAGACCGGACGCTACAACAGGCAGTTCTACGTGTGGTAATGTTGCGCTACGAACAGGAATTTTCAAACTATAGTTATGGGTTTCGTCCGGAACGGAACACGCATCAGGCCGTAGGAAAATCATTGCGCTACATCAATTCAGGCTACCAACACATTGTTGAAATCGATCTCAAACAGTTTTTCGACAATGTCGATCATGTGCTGCTTTTACAATTGCTCTACCGGAAGGTTAAGTGTAAAGCCACCATGAGTCTTATCAGGCGTTGGTTGAGAGCACCACTCGAAAAAGATGGTAAACTCATAAAACGCAGGAAAGGAGTACCGCAAGGCAGTCCGATTAGCCCGTTACTGTCCAACATCATCTTACATGAGTTAGATACAGAAATGGAGCGTCTAGGGCTAAGATTTGTCCGCTATGCCGATGATTTTAGCATTTACTGCAAAACAAAATCAGAAGCAAGGAGAGCAGGCAATCAGGTTTACCTTTACCTGAGGGATAAGTTAAAACTTCCGATTAACCGGGAGAAAAGCGGCATCCGACGGCCTACACAATTCCAGATACTGGGATTTGGATTTGCCCCGGTCTACCAAAAAGGAGTAAAGGGCAAATACCAACTAGTTGTGACCCGGAAGAGATGGAAAGCGTTTAAAGCCAAGCTGAAAGATATAACCCGGAAGACCAAACCAATGAATTTTGATGAGCGTATTGCAAAGCTGAAAGAAATCCAACGAGGGTGGCTCAACGCTTTTAAATACGCCAATATCAAAGTGAAATTGGAGGAATTAGACGGATGGCTCCGTAACCG is a window of Salinivirga cyanobacteriivorans DNA encoding:
- the ltrA gene encoding group II intron reverse transcriptase/maturase — translated: MEIKEELIDKILQPANLTMACKEVVRNKGAGGVDGMKVSELEAHLHEHRTTLTEQIRKGNYHAQPIRGKEIPKGGGKMRLLGIPTAVDRTLQQAVLRVVMLRYEQEFSNYSYGFRPERNTHQAVGKSLRYINSGYQHIVEIDLKQFFDNVDHVLLLQLLYRKVKCKATMSLIRRWLRAPLEKDGKLIKRRKGVPQGSPISPLLSNIILHELDTEMERLGLRFVRYADDFSIYCKTKSEARRAGNQVYLYLRDKLKLPINREKSGIRRPTQFQILGFGFAPVYQKGVKGKYQLVVTRKRWKAFKAKLKDITRKTKPMNFDERIAKLKEIQRGWLNAFKYANIKVKLEELDGWLRNRLRYCIWHHWKKPEKKRRSLLRLGVDPDHAYAWSRTRMGGWAVAQSPILGTTITKTRLKKRGYVSLTEMFKTISKTSGIYTLFSFAELVLRPRFPWFREPPYT